GACGATCGCGCGCGTGGAAGGCTCTGCGCCGCGCGAAGCGGGCACCCATCTGCTCGTTACGCGCGAACACGTATGGGAGACGATCGGCGGCGGGCATCTCGAATGGCGGGCGATGGACGTCGCACGTCAGTTGCTGCGCCAGTACGGGCAGCAGGGCGCGCGGCACGTCGAGCGTTTCGCGCTCGGCCCGAGTTTGGGGCAGTGCTGCGGCGGGGCCGTCACCCTCGCCTTCGAAGTCCTCACGCTGGCCGATCTGGCCTGGGTGAGCGCACTGCACAAGCGTCTTGCCGCGGGCGAAGCCAGCTTGCGCAGTGTGGCGTTCGGCGCACCCGGGGCCGACGCCGCGGCGAGCCAGCAGCAAGGCGGGCCGGTCCTGCTGAGCGAACTCGATGCCGGCGAACCGCTCGCGCATCCGCACACCCTCACGCGCGACGCCGACGATGCGGCCTGCGCCTTCTGGCAAGCCAGCGACGGCTGGCTGTGGCTCTCCGAACGGCTTGCGCCGAGCGATTTTCATATCGTGCTGTTCGGCGCCGGGCACGTGGGACAGGCCGTCGTACAGGTGCTCGCCACGCTACCGTGCCGCGTGACGTGGGCCGACGAGCGCACCGAGACGTTTCCCGAATCGGTGCCGCCCAATACCGTCGTCGAGTCGACCGACACGCCCGAAGCGCTCGTGGCCGAAGCGCCGCCCGGCGCGTATTTCCTCGTCATGACGCATAACCATGCGCTCGACCAGCGCCTGTGCGAGGCGATCTTCAAACGCGACGATTTCGCCTATTTCGGACTGATCGGGTCGATGACCAAGCGTCGCCAGTTCGAGCATCGTTTGCGCGAGCGCGGCGTGCCGCCGGAGCGTTTCGAGCAGATGATATGCCCCATCGGCGTGGCAG
This is a stretch of genomic DNA from Pandoraea faecigallinarum. It encodes these proteins:
- the xdhC gene encoding xanthine dehydrogenase accessory protein XdhC encodes the protein MHRWVDAAHKLLVRGEAAVLVTIARVEGSAPREAGTHLLVTREHVWETIGGGHLEWRAMDVARQLLRQYGQQGARHVERFALGPSLGQCCGGAVTLAFEVLTLADLAWVSALHKRLAAGEASLRSVAFGAPGADAAASQQQGGPVLLSELDAGEPLAHPHTLTRDADDAACAFWQASDGWLWLSERLAPSDFHIVLFGAGHVGQAVVQVLATLPCRVTWADERTETFPESVPPNTVVESTDTPEALVAEAPPGAYFLVMTHNHALDQRLCEAIFKRDDFAYFGLIGSMTKRRQFEHRLRERGVPPERFEQMICPIGVAGITGKAPATIAIALAAQLLRVREQQMRQSGPAAMSDNGVAV